One Anolis carolinensis isolate JA03-04 chromosome 5, rAnoCar3.1.pri, whole genome shotgun sequence DNA segment encodes these proteins:
- the tsga13 gene encoding testis-specific gene 13 protein isoform X2 — translation MDTNFCLKRKAYYSHHPNLTQYFIPVTDAEFRERLERHRGEIAIMLRSSEFNQDKTTLIVTNNPLPLLISGRQLATPFQFFPKDFLRKELHSLPPVKVPQQQLVGPVVKQLHKSPKFRFATRNDFKTEAHFSKNYDEKHLQKLYPNLRTHMRPDLQPKEPLPCIQGFAVPSSQWEPLTMSCLIETKPTVTVPGEDGFRYGKAPLWIVNSSTVPRNGH, via the exons ATGGACACTAATTTCTGCTTGAAGCGGAAGGCGTATTACTCACACCATCCGAACCTG ACCCAGTATTTCATCCCGGTGACCGATGCTGAATTCCGGGAGCGCCTGGAGCGACACCGAGGAGAGATCGCCATCATGTTGAGATCCTCGGAGTTCAATCAAGACAAGACCACCCTGATTGTGACTAACAACCCACTCCCTCTGCTCATTTCCGGACGACAACTGGCCACGCCTTTCCAGTTCTTCCCAAAAGACTTTCTGAGGAAG GAGCTCCACTCCCTTCCTCCAGTGAAAGTGCCACAGCAGCAACTCGTGGGTCCGGTAGTAAAGCAGCTGCACAAATCACCTAAATTCAG GTTTGCCACCCGCAACGATTTCAAGACCGAAGCTCACTTTTCAAAGAATTACGATGAGAAACACTTGCAGAAACTGTACCCCAACTTGCGGACTCACATGAGACCCG ACCTGCAGCCGAAGGAGCCACTTCCCTGCATTCAAGGCTTTGCCGTCCCCTCGTCCCAGTGGGAGCCGCTCACCATGTCGTGCCTGATCGAGACGAAGCCCACCGTGACGGTGCCGGGAGAAGACGGCTTTCGATACGGGAAAGCCCCGCTCTGGATCGTGAACAGCTCCACGGTGCCCAGAAACGGCCATTAA
- the tsga13 gene encoding testis-specific gene 13 protein isoform X1, producing the protein MRWPSHGGLVKLIFCISRRILDKMDTNFCLKRKAYYSHHPNLTQYFIPVTDAEFRERLERHRGEIAIMLRSSEFNQDKTTLIVTNNPLPLLISGRQLATPFQFFPKDFLRKELHSLPPVKVPQQQLVGPVVKQLHKSPKFRFATRNDFKTEAHFSKNYDEKHLQKLYPNLRTHMRPDLQPKEPLPCIQGFAVPSSQWEPLTMSCLIETKPTVTVPGEDGFRYGKAPLWIVNSSTVPRNGH; encoded by the exons ATGAGGTGGCCCAGCCACGGAGGGCTGGTGAAATTGATTTTCTGCATCTCCAG gaGGATTTTGGACAAGATGGACACTAATTTCTGCTTGAAGCGGAAGGCGTATTACTCACACCATCCGAACCTG ACCCAGTATTTCATCCCGGTGACCGATGCTGAATTCCGGGAGCGCCTGGAGCGACACCGAGGAGAGATCGCCATCATGTTGAGATCCTCGGAGTTCAATCAAGACAAGACCACCCTGATTGTGACTAACAACCCACTCCCTCTGCTCATTTCCGGACGACAACTGGCCACGCCTTTCCAGTTCTTCCCAAAAGACTTTCTGAGGAAG GAGCTCCACTCCCTTCCTCCAGTGAAAGTGCCACAGCAGCAACTCGTGGGTCCGGTAGTAAAGCAGCTGCACAAATCACCTAAATTCAG GTTTGCCACCCGCAACGATTTCAAGACCGAAGCTCACTTTTCAAAGAATTACGATGAGAAACACTTGCAGAAACTGTACCCCAACTTGCGGACTCACATGAGACCCG ACCTGCAGCCGAAGGAGCCACTTCCCTGCATTCAAGGCTTTGCCGTCCCCTCGTCCCAGTGGGAGCCGCTCACCATGTCGTGCCTGATCGAGACGAAGCCCACCGTGACGGTGCCGGGAGAAGACGGCTTTCGATACGGGAAAGCCCCGCTCTGGATCGTGAACAGCTCCACGGTGCCCAGAAACGGCCATTAA